Proteins found in one Arthrobacter sp. U41 genomic segment:
- a CDS encoding ABC transporter ATP-binding protein, whose amino-acid sequence MTDFITLDPALTPAPGKSEPVLEVRGLSVDFGVDKKWVPAAIGLNYEVRAGEVLAIVGESGSGKSASSMALLGLLPSNSRVTGSVKLAGKELLGTDEANIRAVRGKDVAVIFQEPMTALNPVYTVGSQIVETVRLHSEVSPDEARLRALRMLELVELPDPEKAFRSYPHQLSGGQRQRAMIAQSLSCDPKLLIADEPTTALDVTVQAEILDLMRNLRNKLDSAIVLITHDMGVVADLADRIAVMRRGVIVETGTAAEIFHNPQHEYTKALLAAVPHLGQGGAGSAEEVDVTAALAAATKVELASIPEEQLLRRERENAEALAGARAAIPQGQPVLELTDVAIEYPKQGRVPAFRAVEGANLVIYPGQVVGLVGESGSGKTTIGRAAVGLLPVAAGSMKVVGQDISAAKRNGRQLHEMRRHVGMVFQDPSSSLNPRLPIGESIGEPMFLAKVAKGAELQQRIEALLDQVELPRNYRNRYPHELSGGQKQRVGIARALSLKPKLMVADEPTSALDVSVQAKVLDLFQNLQKELGFACLFVTHDLAVVDVLADRICVMQRGRIVEQGTRDQILRNPQEPYTQRLLAAVPLPDPEKQRERRELRAQLLEAGTS is encoded by the coding sequence ATGACTGACTTCATCACCCTCGATCCGGCCCTCACCCCTGCGCCAGGAAAGAGCGAACCCGTACTGGAGGTCCGCGGCCTGAGCGTCGACTTCGGTGTGGATAAAAAGTGGGTGCCTGCCGCCATCGGCCTGAACTATGAGGTGCGCGCCGGTGAAGTGCTGGCGATCGTGGGGGAGTCCGGCTCGGGCAAGAGTGCCAGCTCCATGGCACTGCTGGGCCTGCTGCCGAGCAACAGCCGGGTGACCGGGAGCGTCAAGCTCGCCGGAAAGGAACTGCTGGGGACGGACGAGGCGAACATCCGGGCCGTCCGCGGCAAGGACGTGGCCGTGATCTTCCAGGAGCCCATGACCGCCCTGAACCCGGTGTACACCGTGGGCTCCCAGATCGTGGAGACTGTCCGGCTGCACAGCGAGGTCTCTCCCGACGAGGCCCGCCTGCGGGCCCTGCGGATGCTCGAGCTCGTCGAACTGCCGGATCCGGAGAAGGCCTTCCGGTCCTACCCCCACCAGCTCTCCGGAGGCCAGCGGCAGCGCGCGATGATCGCCCAGTCCCTCTCCTGCGACCCGAAGCTGCTGATCGCCGACGAGCCCACCACAGCCCTCGACGTGACGGTCCAGGCGGAAATCCTGGACCTGATGCGCAACCTGCGCAACAAGCTGGACAGCGCCATCGTCCTGATCACCCACGACATGGGCGTCGTGGCCGACCTGGCCGACCGGATCGCCGTGATGCGCCGCGGTGTGATCGTGGAAACCGGCACGGCGGCAGAGATCTTCCACAACCCGCAGCACGAGTACACCAAGGCCCTGCTCGCTGCCGTTCCGCACCTTGGCCAGGGCGGAGCGGGTTCCGCCGAGGAAGTGGACGTCACCGCAGCCCTCGCCGCCGCCACCAAGGTCGAGCTCGCCTCCATCCCGGAGGAGCAGCTGCTCCGGCGCGAGCGTGAAAACGCCGAGGCCCTGGCCGGCGCCCGGGCCGCAATACCGCAGGGCCAGCCGGTGCTGGAGCTGACAGACGTGGCCATCGAGTACCCCAAACAGGGCCGCGTTCCCGCCTTCCGCGCCGTGGAGGGCGCCAACCTGGTCATCTATCCGGGACAGGTTGTCGGGCTGGTGGGGGAGTCAGGGTCGGGCAAGACCACGATCGGCCGCGCCGCCGTCGGTCTGCTGCCGGTCGCGGCCGGCAGCATGAAGGTCGTCGGCCAGGATATTTCCGCCGCAAAAAGGAACGGCCGGCAGCTTCACGAGATGCGGCGCCACGTCGGCATGGTGTTCCAGGACCCGTCCTCGTCGCTGAATCCGAGGCTTCCGATCGGCGAAAGCATCGGCGAGCCGATGTTCCTTGCCAAGGTGGCGAAAGGTGCCGAGCTGCAGCAACGGATCGAGGCGCTGCTGGACCAGGTGGAACTGCCGCGGAACTACCGAAACCGCTACCCGCACGAGCTCTCGGGCGGGCAAAAGCAGCGGGTTGGCATCGCGCGGGCCCTTTCGCTCAAGCCGAAACTGATGGTCGCCGACGAGCCCACCTCGGCACTGGACGTGTCCGTGCAGGCCAAGGTGCTGGACCTGTTCCAGAACCTGCAGAAGGAGCTCGGCTTTGCCTGCCTCTTCGTCACGCACGACCTTGCCGTCGTCGACGTGCTGGCGGACCGGATCTGCGTGATGCAGCGCGGCCGCATCGTCGAACAGGGCACCAGGGACCAGATCCTGCGCAATCCGCAGGAGCCCTATACCCAGCGCCTCCTGGCCGCGGTGCCGCTGCCGGATCCGGAAAAACAGCGCGAGCGGCGTGAATTGCGCGCCCAATTGCTGGAGGCCGGAACGAGTTAA
- a CDS encoding ABC transporter ATP-binding protein: MTTSDVSIHEAGTPADRPLLEIRDLAISFKTGSGEVQAVRNAHLTIMPGETVAIVGESGSGKSTTALAAIGLLPGNGRIAGGQILLDGEDIAHVTEKRMIELRGNIIGMVPQDPMSNLNPVWKIGAQVKETLKANGRPSGPDDVARVLAQAGLPDAARRAKQYPHEFSGGMRQRALIAIGLSCQPRLLIADEPTSALDVTVQRQILDHLEEMTSELGTSVLLITHDLGLAAERADKVVVMYRGNVVEAGPSLELLQNPQHPYTQRLVASAPSLASRRIQVAKELGVATDEVLAPAGAVAVEPAMTEDVLQIQNLSKVFKLRSGFGKSTDFTAVDDVSFSVKRGTTTAIVGESGSGKSTVAQMVLNLLEPTSGRIIFDGVDTSALNRKEIFAFRRRVQPIFQDPYGSLDPMYNIYRTIEEPLRVHKIGDKASREKKVRELLDQVSLPQSTMQRYPNELSGGQRQRVAIARALALDPEVIICDEAVSALDVLVQAQVLNLLAELQSRLGLTYLFITHDLAVVRQIADHVCVMEKGKLVETGSTDDVFDAPRQDYTKALLTAIPGARLMLPPEVA, encoded by the coding sequence ATGACAACTTCCGACGTCAGCATTCACGAGGCCGGAACCCCGGCCGACAGGCCACTGCTGGAAATCCGCGACCTCGCGATCTCGTTCAAGACCGGCAGCGGCGAGGTCCAAGCCGTGCGCAACGCCCACCTGACCATCATGCCCGGCGAGACGGTCGCCATCGTGGGCGAGTCCGGGTCCGGCAAATCCACGACCGCCCTGGCCGCGATCGGCCTGCTGCCCGGCAACGGCCGCATCGCCGGCGGGCAGATCCTGCTCGACGGTGAAGACATCGCGCACGTCACCGAGAAGCGGATGATCGAACTGCGCGGCAACATCATCGGCATGGTCCCGCAGGACCCGATGTCCAACCTGAACCCGGTCTGGAAGATCGGCGCCCAGGTCAAGGAGACGCTGAAGGCCAATGGACGCCCGAGCGGCCCGGACGACGTCGCCAGGGTCCTGGCGCAGGCCGGGCTGCCGGACGCGGCCCGTCGGGCCAAGCAGTACCCGCACGAGTTCTCCGGCGGCATGCGCCAGCGCGCACTGATCGCCATCGGCTTGTCCTGCCAGCCGCGCCTGCTCATTGCCGATGAGCCGACGTCGGCCCTGGACGTCACGGTGCAGCGCCAGATCCTGGACCACCTGGAAGAGATGACCTCGGAACTGGGCACCTCCGTGCTGCTCATCACCCACGACCTCGGTCTCGCCGCCGAGCGTGCCGACAAGGTCGTGGTCATGTACCGCGGCAACGTCGTCGAGGCCGGCCCGTCCCTGGAGCTGCTGCAGAACCCGCAGCACCCCTACACCCAGCGGCTGGTGGCCTCGGCGCCGTCGCTGGCGTCACGGCGCATCCAGGTGGCCAAGGAACTCGGCGTCGCGACGGACGAGGTGCTGGCCCCCGCCGGGGCCGTGGCCGTTGAACCGGCGATGACCGAAGACGTGCTGCAGATCCAGAACCTGAGCAAGGTCTTCAAGCTGCGCTCCGGGTTCGGCAAGTCCACCGACTTCACCGCCGTCGACGACGTCTCCTTCAGCGTCAAGCGCGGAACGACGACGGCGATCGTGGGCGAATCGGGTTCCGGCAAGTCCACCGTGGCGCAGATGGTGCTGAACCTGCTGGAGCCGACCTCCGGCAGGATCATCTTCGACGGCGTGGACACCTCCGCGCTCAACCGCAAGGAGATCTTCGCGTTCCGCCGCCGGGTGCAGCCGATCTTCCAGGACCCGTACGGTTCCCTGGATCCGATGTACAACATCTACCGGACCATCGAGGAGCCGCTGCGCGTCCACAAGATCGGGGACAAGGCCAGCCGTGAGAAGAAGGTCCGTGAGCTGCTGGACCAGGTGTCACTGCCGCAGTCCACCATGCAGCGGTACCCGAACGAGCTCTCCGGCGGCCAGCGCCAGCGCGTCGCGATCGCGCGGGCCCTGGCCCTGGACCCCGAGGTGATTATCTGCGACGAGGCCGTGTCCGCCCTGGACGTCCTGGTGCAGGCCCAGGTGCTGAACCTGCTCGCGGAACTGCAGTCCCGGCTGGGCCTGACCTACCTGTTCATCACCCACGACCTTGCGGTGGTCCGGCAGATCGCCGACCACGTGTGCGTCATGGAGAAGGGCAAGCTGGTTGAAACAGGCTCAACCGACGACGTCTTCGACGCGCCGCGGCAGGACTACACCAAGGCGCTGCTCACCGCCATCCCGGGTGCGCGCCTGATGCTTCCCCCGGAAGTCGCCTGA
- a CDS encoding peptide ABC transporter substrate-binding protein, with amino-acid sequence MRFSRTSKALGMVAIAALALTGCGAGGGTSNGASQAAGDPNKVITAYSNEPQNPLMPANTGEVYGGRVVELLFEGLTSYDPSGKSVNALAESIESPDGQNYTIKVKKGTKFTNGEEVTAKSFVDAWNFAALSTNAQGNSSFFESVEGYDAVSATTKQAGADGKETEVPAPTAETLSGLVLKDDATIEVKLTQPEADWPLRLGYSAFMPLPADAIKDPKAFGENPVGNGPYKMEKEGAWQHDSQIALVKNADYKGAREAKNGGVTFKFYTDPAPAYTDIQANNLDVTDVLPTNALTTYTMDFPENNLNKPYAGNSTLNIPGYLPEFQGEAGQLRRQALSMAINREEITKVIFSGTRIPAKDFTSPAVDGYNENVAGSEVLKFDAAKAKDLWTKADAISPWPADKTLQLAYNTDGGNKEWIDAVANNFKNNLGIKAEGQPFAKFAEILKLRSAKELPGLTRAGWQADYPSLYNFLGPLLKTGASANYEGYSNPEFDKLLTEGLGAKSTDDANKKFTQAQEILFKDLPNLPLWYSARQAVWSQNVSNVDSGWNGVLQYWAITAK; translated from the coding sequence ATGCGTTTTTCGCGCACTTCCAAAGCACTGGGCATGGTGGCCATCGCCGCCCTCGCCCTGACCGGATGCGGCGCCGGAGGCGGTACCTCAAACGGTGCCAGCCAGGCTGCCGGCGACCCCAACAAGGTCATCACCGCTTACAGCAACGAACCGCAGAATCCCCTCATGCCCGCCAACACCGGCGAAGTCTACGGCGGCCGCGTCGTCGAGCTCCTCTTCGAGGGCCTGACCAGCTACGATCCCAGCGGCAAGTCGGTCAACGCCCTGGCCGAGTCCATCGAGTCCCCGGACGGCCAGAACTACACCATCAAGGTCAAGAAGGGCACCAAGTTCACCAATGGCGAGGAAGTCACCGCCAAGAGCTTCGTTGATGCCTGGAACTTTGCCGCGCTGAGCACCAATGCGCAGGGCAACAGCAGCTTCTTCGAGTCCGTCGAGGGCTACGACGCCGTCAGCGCCACCACCAAGCAGGCGGGAGCGGACGGCAAGGAAACCGAAGTTCCCGCCCCCACCGCCGAGACCCTCTCCGGCCTGGTCCTGAAGGACGACGCCACCATTGAGGTCAAGCTGACGCAGCCCGAGGCCGACTGGCCGCTGCGCCTCGGCTACTCGGCCTTCATGCCGCTGCCCGCCGACGCCATCAAGGACCCGAAGGCGTTCGGCGAGAACCCGGTCGGCAACGGCCCGTACAAGATGGAGAAGGAAGGCGCCTGGCAGCACGACAGCCAGATCGCCCTGGTCAAGAACGCCGACTACAAGGGCGCCCGCGAAGCCAAAAACGGCGGCGTGACCTTCAAGTTCTACACCGATCCGGCCCCGGCCTACACGGACATCCAGGCCAACAACCTGGACGTGACGGACGTTCTGCCCACGAACGCCCTGACGACCTACACCATGGACTTCCCGGAGAACAACCTGAACAAGCCGTACGCCGGCAACTCCACCCTGAACATCCCGGGCTATCTGCCGGAGTTCCAGGGCGAAGCAGGCCAGCTGCGCCGCCAGGCGCTCTCCATGGCGATCAACCGCGAGGAAATCACTAAGGTCATCTTCTCCGGCACCCGCATCCCGGCCAAGGACTTCACCTCCCCGGCTGTTGACGGCTACAACGAAAACGTTGCCGGATCCGAGGTCCTGAAGTTCGATGCCGCCAAGGCGAAGGACCTCTGGACCAAGGCTGACGCCATCAGCCCGTGGCCCGCAGACAAGACCCTGCAGCTCGCCTACAACACCGACGGCGGCAACAAGGAATGGATCGACGCCGTTGCCAACAACTTCAAAAACAACCTGGGAATCAAGGCCGAAGGCCAGCCGTTCGCCAAGTTCGCTGAAATCCTGAAGCTGCGCTCCGCCAAGGAGCTCCCGGGCCTGACCCGCGCCGGCTGGCAGGCCGACTACCCGTCGCTGTACAACTTCCTGGGACCGCTCCTGAAGACCGGCGCCAGCGCCAACTACGAGGGCTACTCGAACCCCGAGTTCGACAAGCTGCTCACCGAAGGCCTGGGCGCCAAGTCCACGGACGACGCCAACAAGAAGTTCACCCAGGCCCAGGAGATCCTGTTCAAGGACCTCCCGAACCTGCCGCTGTGGTACTCCGCCCGCCAGGCTGTCTGGAGCCAGAATGTCAGCAACGTTGACTCCGGCTGGAACGGCGTTCTGCAGTACTGGGCCATCACGGCCAAGTAG
- the typA gene encoding translational GTPase TypA has translation MSETTTNTAVATASRSDLRNVAIVAHVDHGKTTLVDAMLKQTNSFAAHNHLEDRVMDSGDLEREKGITILAKNTTVAYNGPSSKGETITINVIDTPGHADFGGEVERGLSMVDGVVLLVDASEGPLPQTRFVLRKALAAHLPVILLVNKTDRPDARIDEVVHESMDLLLGLASDLADEVPDLDLDKILNVPVVYAAAKVGRASLEQPADGSAPENEDLEPLFQAIIEHIPAPTYNPNGVLQAHVTNLDASPFLGRLALLRIYNGTLRKGQTVAWARANGEMKNVKITELLATKALDRVPTESAGPGEIVAVAGIEEITIGETLTDVDNPQPLPLITVDDPAISMTIGINTSPLAGRVKGAKVTARQVKDRLDKELIGNVSIKVLPTERPDAWEVQGRGELALAILVEQMRREGFELTVGKPQVVTKLVDGKVHEPMEHMTIDVPEEYLGAVTQLMAARKGRMTNMANHGTGWCRMEFIVPARGLIGFRTKFLTDTRGAGIAASISEGYEPWAGPIEYRTNGSMIADRAGVVTPFAMINLQERGSFFVRPTSEVYEGQIVGENSRADDMDVNITKEKKLTNMRAASSDTFENLTPPRDLTLEESLEFAREDECVEVTPESIRIRKLILDVNQRAKSNRARAKV, from the coding sequence ATGTCTGAAACCACCACCAACACTGCGGTAGCCACTGCATCGCGCAGTGACCTGCGCAACGTCGCGATCGTGGCCCACGTTGACCACGGCAAGACCACCCTGGTCGACGCCATGCTCAAGCAGACCAACTCCTTTGCCGCACACAACCACCTCGAAGACCGTGTCATGGACTCCGGTGACCTCGAGCGCGAAAAGGGCATCACCATCCTGGCCAAGAACACCACGGTGGCCTACAACGGACCGTCCTCCAAGGGCGAGACCATCACCATCAACGTCATTGACACCCCCGGCCACGCCGACTTCGGTGGCGAGGTCGAGCGCGGCCTGTCGATGGTCGACGGCGTGGTACTCCTCGTTGACGCCTCTGAGGGCCCGCTGCCCCAGACCCGCTTCGTCCTCCGCAAGGCCCTCGCCGCGCACCTGCCGGTGATCCTCCTGGTCAACAAGACCGACCGTCCTGACGCCCGGATCGACGAAGTCGTCCACGAGTCCATGGACCTGCTCCTCGGTCTGGCCTCCGACCTCGCCGACGAAGTTCCGGACCTGGACCTGGACAAGATCCTCAACGTCCCGGTTGTCTACGCCGCCGCCAAGGTTGGCCGTGCATCCCTCGAGCAGCCCGCCGACGGCTCCGCCCCGGAAAATGAGGACCTCGAGCCGCTGTTCCAGGCCATCATCGAGCACATCCCGGCACCGACCTACAACCCGAACGGTGTCCTGCAGGCGCACGTCACCAACCTGGACGCCTCCCCGTTCCTCGGCCGCTTGGCACTGCTGCGCATCTACAACGGCACCCTCCGCAAGGGCCAGACCGTTGCGTGGGCCCGCGCCAACGGCGAAATGAAGAACGTCAAGATCACCGAACTGCTGGCCACCAAGGCCCTGGACCGCGTCCCGACCGAGTCCGCCGGCCCCGGCGAGATCGTCGCCGTTGCCGGTATCGAGGAAATCACCATCGGTGAGACCCTGACCGACGTCGACAACCCGCAGCCGCTGCCGCTGATCACTGTTGACGATCCGGCCATCTCGATGACCATCGGTATCAACACCTCGCCGCTGGCCGGCCGGGTCAAGGGCGCCAAGGTCACGGCCCGCCAGGTCAAGGACCGCCTCGACAAGGAACTGATCGGTAACGTCTCCATCAAGGTGCTCCCGACCGAGCGCCCGGATGCCTGGGAAGTCCAGGGTCGTGGCGAGCTCGCGCTGGCCATCCTGGTCGAGCAGATGCGACGCGAAGGCTTCGAGCTGACCGTCGGCAAGCCGCAGGTTGTCACCAAGCTCGTCGATGGCAAGGTTCACGAGCCGATGGAGCACATGACCATCGACGTGCCGGAAGAGTACCTGGGCGCCGTCACGCAGCTCATGGCTGCCCGCAAGGGCCGCATGACCAACATGGCGAACCACGGCACCGGCTGGTGCCGCATGGAGTTCATCGTTCCGGCCCGTGGCCTGATCGGTTTCCGCACCAAGTTCCTCACGGACACCCGCGGCGCCGGCATTGCAGCGTCCATCTCCGAGGGCTACGAGCCCTGGGCCGGCCCGATCGAATACCGCACCAACGGTTCGATGATCGCCGACCGCGCCGGTGTTGTGACGCCGTTCGCCATGATCAACCTGCAGGAACGCGGCTCCTTCTTCGTCCGGCCCACCTCGGAGGTCTATGAAGGCCAGATCGTCGGCGAGAACTCCCGCGCCGACGACATGGACGTCAACATCACCAAGGAAAAGAAGCTCACCAACATGCGTGCCGCTTCCTCGGACACCTTCGAGAACCTCACGCCTCCGCGTGACCTGACCCTCGAAGAGTCGCTCGAATTCGCCCGCGAAGACGAGTGCGTCGAGGTGACCCCGGAGTCGATCCGCATCCGGAAGCTCATCCTGGACGTCAACCAGCGTGCCAAGTCCAACCGGGCCCGCGCGAAGGTCTAG
- a CDS encoding SGNH/GDSL hydrolase family protein, giving the protein MRNAPALSRLVAPMIAVGVLVGGCGQAPSPRTADAGSTAVHGLSAQTAPAPAGVPGGPAAAGSQGHRELTQAAAPGSIPAGTIHRNPANGRDEVVVADIARTAVLIGDSQSEPAGSWPRRALAGLGYAVHFCGGGGTGFVASNGPTGNYIDALQRGDWLLPSGSPPLVLIEGGGNDAALGATDQQILANAERLITSVRQRYPEARLAMVGTLARGAANGGGRRTEVDALLGTVAARHSIPFVGVGDWLTRHNLTKLMADGVHMSPGGHAALAGLLARRLDEFGLRTPNPGPAEPAAGG; this is encoded by the coding sequence ATGCGAAACGCCCCGGCCCTGTCCCGCTTGGTCGCACCGATGATCGCCGTAGGGGTCCTTGTTGGCGGCTGCGGGCAGGCCCCTTCACCCCGAACCGCCGATGCCGGATCCACCGCCGTCCACGGCCTTTCCGCCCAGACCGCGCCTGCGCCGGCCGGAGTCCCCGGCGGGCCTGCAGCCGCCGGCTCCCAGGGGCACCGGGAACTGACCCAGGCAGCCGCCCCGGGAAGCATACCGGCGGGCACCATCCACCGGAATCCTGCCAACGGCCGCGACGAGGTGGTTGTGGCCGACATCGCCAGGACAGCGGTGCTGATCGGCGATTCCCAGTCCGAGCCCGCCGGTTCCTGGCCCCGGAGGGCACTGGCCGGTCTGGGCTACGCGGTCCACTTCTGCGGCGGGGGCGGTACGGGCTTTGTCGCATCCAACGGCCCCACCGGAAATTACATCGACGCACTGCAGCGCGGCGACTGGCTGCTTCCCTCCGGTTCGCCGCCCCTGGTCCTCATCGAGGGCGGCGGCAACGACGCCGCCCTCGGCGCCACCGACCAGCAGATCCTGGCCAACGCCGAAAGGCTGATCACCAGTGTCAGGCAGCGCTACCCCGAGGCACGGCTTGCCATGGTCGGGACCCTCGCCCGTGGCGCCGCCAACGGCGGGGGCCGCCGCACCGAGGTCGACGCGCTGCTGGGCACGGTGGCTGCGCGGCATTCAATTCCCTTTGTGGGCGTCGGAGACTGGCTGACGCGCCACAACCTCACGAAACTGATGGCCGACGGCGTCCACATGAGCCCCGGGGGGCACGCCGCGCTGGCCGGACTGCTGGCCCGACGGCTGGACGAATTTGGCCTCCGGACCCCGAACCCCGGGCCGGCGGAACCCGCGGCCGGCGGCTGA
- a CDS encoding PH domain-containing protein: protein MSSAPHAGNVETFKARTNAWFAWLSWAVAVLGIVVTTVTAGPAALAGTAPLLLVAFLGWQLFWMPAVVVHDGGVTLENPFRSVQVPWEALVHVDTRFALTLVTARRSYVAWAAPAPGIWGGRNARPEDLRGLPATTYGPGQSVRPGDLKSTDSGQAARLVRERWHDLVESGDLAAGDAATTPVKVSYRWAAAAVVVLLLAASYWAVAAQ from the coding sequence ATGAGCTCTGCGCCGCACGCCGGTAACGTTGAAACCTTCAAGGCCCGAACGAACGCGTGGTTCGCCTGGCTGTCCTGGGCGGTCGCCGTTCTCGGCATCGTCGTCACGACGGTGACCGCCGGTCCGGCGGCGCTGGCCGGAACGGCACCGCTGCTGCTGGTCGCGTTCCTGGGCTGGCAGCTTTTCTGGATGCCCGCCGTTGTGGTGCACGACGGCGGGGTCACCCTCGAGAACCCGTTCCGGTCGGTCCAGGTGCCCTGGGAGGCCCTGGTGCATGTCGACACCCGCTTTGCCCTCACCCTGGTCACGGCACGCAGGAGCTACGTGGCCTGGGCGGCCCCGGCGCCGGGCATCTGGGGCGGACGCAATGCCCGCCCGGAAGACCTCCGCGGCCTGCCGGCAACCACGTACGGTCCCGGCCAGTCCGTGCGGCCCGGGGACCTGAAGTCCACCGACTCCGGCCAGGCAGCCCGGCTGGTGCGGGAGCGCTGGCATGACCTGGTGGAGAGCGGCGACCTGGCCGCCGGCGATGCCGCCACCACACCGGTGAAAGTGAGCTACCGCTGGGCGGCGGCCGCCGTCGTCGTGCTGTTGCTCGCGGCCAGCTACTGGGCTGTCGCCGCCCAGTAG
- a CDS encoding ABC transporter permease: protein MIQFILRRLLQVIPVFLGTTLLVYFMVFALPGDPIRALFGDRPPSEAVIAQLRQQYNLDQPFWIQYGLFLKNLFTFNLGVDFTGQPIAATLGRVFPVTAMLAIEALIIQGVFGIAFGLVAGLRKGGIFDSTVLVLSLVVIAIPTFVLGFALQLLIGVQLGWAKPTVGSNVTWGSLILPAIVLGMVSFAYVLRLTRASVIENMNADYVRTATAKGLARRQVVVTHVLRNSLIPVITYLGASLGGLMGGAIVTEAIFNVPGVGQKLYQAILRSEGPTVVAIVSVLVLVFVLANLLVDLLYAWLDPRIRYEN, encoded by the coding sequence GTGATCCAGTTCATCCTCCGGCGCCTGCTGCAGGTCATTCCGGTATTCCTCGGAACCACCCTGCTCGTCTATTTCATGGTCTTTGCCCTCCCGGGCGACCCCATCCGTGCGCTCTTCGGCGACCGCCCGCCGAGCGAGGCCGTCATCGCGCAGCTGCGCCAGCAGTACAATCTGGACCAGCCGTTCTGGATCCAGTACGGGCTGTTCCTCAAGAACCTCTTCACCTTCAACCTCGGCGTCGACTTCACCGGCCAGCCAATTGCCGCCACCCTGGGCCGGGTCTTCCCGGTGACGGCCATGCTCGCCATCGAAGCCCTCATCATCCAGGGCGTTTTCGGCATCGCCTTCGGCCTCGTCGCCGGTCTGCGCAAGGGCGGTATCTTCGACAGCACGGTCCTCGTGCTCTCGCTGGTCGTGATCGCCATTCCGACCTTCGTGCTCGGCTTCGCGCTGCAGCTGCTGATCGGTGTCCAGCTGGGGTGGGCCAAACCCACGGTCGGTTCGAATGTCACCTGGGGAAGCCTGATCCTGCCGGCAATTGTCCTCGGCATGGTGTCCTTCGCCTACGTGCTGCGGCTGACGCGCGCCTCCGTCATCGAGAACATGAACGCCGACTACGTCCGCACCGCCACCGCCAAGGGGCTGGCCCGCCGCCAAGTGGTGGTGACCCACGTCCTGCGCAACTCGCTGATCCCCGTTATCACCTACCTCGGCGCGAGCCTGGGCGGCCTGATGGGCGGCGCGATCGTGACCGAAGCCATCTTCAATGTCCCCGGCGTTGGCCAGAAGCTGTACCAGGCCATTCTCCGAAGTGAAGGCCCCACCGTGGTCGCCATAGTGAGCGTCCTGGTGCTGGTATTTGTTCTCGCCAACCTGTTGGTCGATCTGCTGTACGCCTGGCTTGACCCGAGGATCCGCTATGAAAACTAA
- a CDS encoding ABC transporter permease — MKTNRKIEHFVAPVEETPLLATDAVKVDDAPLSLWADAWRKLRRRPLFIISAVMIALIIVVALFPGLFTQVAPDNGCVLANSNGAPTEGHPLGFTFQGCDIYSRIIHGTQASLMVGVFSVISVLVIGVTLGALAGFFGGWVDTVIARLGDIFFALPIVLGALVLTQLPLMRENRGVWTVVLVLVVLGWPQMARITRGAVIEVRNADFVTAARSLGVSRLGSLVSHVLPNALAPIIVLATMELGVFIVAEATLSFLGIGMPGSVMSWGNDISAAQASIRTNPAVLLYPATALSITVLSFIMLGDALRDALDPKSRQR; from the coding sequence ATGAAAACTAATCGAAAAATTGAGCACTTTGTTGCGCCGGTCGAGGAAACCCCCCTGCTGGCAACGGATGCCGTCAAGGTCGACGACGCCCCGCTGAGCCTTTGGGCCGACGCCTGGCGCAAGCTCCGCCGTCGTCCGCTCTTCATCATTTCCGCGGTCATGATCGCGCTGATCATCGTGGTGGCGCTTTTCCCCGGGCTCTTCACCCAGGTCGCCCCGGACAACGGCTGCGTGCTGGCGAACTCCAACGGTGCACCCACCGAGGGACACCCGCTGGGCTTCACCTTCCAGGGCTGCGACATCTACTCGCGCATCATCCACGGCACCCAGGCCTCGCTGATGGTCGGTGTGTTCTCGGTGATCTCGGTCCTGGTCATCGGCGTCACCCTCGGGGCCCTGGCCGGATTCTTCGGCGGCTGGGTGGATACGGTGATCGCCCGCCTCGGCGACATTTTCTTCGCCCTGCCGATCGTCCTCGGCGCTCTGGTCCTGACCCAGCTTCCGCTGATGCGGGAAAACCGCGGAGTGTGGACGGTGGTCCTTGTTCTGGTGGTGCTCGGGTGGCCGCAGATGGCCCGCATTACCCGCGGCGCCGTCATCGAGGTGCGCAACGCCGACTTCGTGACCGCAGCCCGGTCGCTTGGCGTCTCCCGGCTGGGATCCCTGGTCAGCCATGTGCTCCCGAACGCGCTGGCGCCGATCATTGTGCTCGCGACCATGGAACTCGGCGTCTTCATTGTCGCCGAAGCCACGCTCTCGTTCCTCGGAATCGGCATGCCCGGCTCCGTGATGTCCTGGGGCAACGACATCTCCGCCGCGCAGGCTTCCATCCGCACCAACCCGGCTGTGCTGCTCTACCCGGCAACAGCCCTGTCCATCACTGTCCTGAGCTTCATCATGCTGGGCGATGCCCTCCGTGATGCCCTCGATCCGAAGAGCCGCCAGCGATGA